A section of the Alkalihalobacillus sp. LMS39 genome encodes:
- a CDS encoding GNAT family N-acetyltransferase codes for MKVTVRKMVHEDIKHVQDVAKTTWHDTYDGLIPIEVQNNFLSSAYSDEGMRHRLERSFLYVAEVDEKIVGFANFSPVKEDGKVELGAIYLYPEFQGNGIGSALLQHAIKELDGIKEIYINVEKDNRIGKAFYDARGFEVISEFDDNFGGYTFNTVRMVLKI; via the coding sequence ATGAAAGTTACCGTTCGTAAAATGGTTCACGAAGATATAAAGCATGTTCAAGATGTGGCGAAAACGACTTGGCATGATACATACGATGGGTTAATTCCAATAGAAGTACAAAACAATTTCTTGAGCTCAGCTTATAGTGATGAGGGAATGAGACATCGCTTAGAAAGGTCTTTTTTATATGTAGCGGAAGTTGATGAGAAAATTGTTGGTTTTGCAAATTTTTCCCCAGTAAAAGAAGACGGAAAAGTGGAACTTGGCGCGATATATCTTTACCCAGAATTTCAAGGTAATGGGATAGGTTCAGCATTGTTACAACATGCGATCAAAGAATTAGACGGGATAAAAGAGATATATATAAATGTTGAAAAAGATAATAGAATTGGAAAAGCGTTTTATGATGCAAGAGGATTTGAAGTCATTAGTGAGTTTGATGACAATTTCGGTGGATATACCTTTAATACAGTACGGATGGTACTGAAAATATAG